From a single Nicotiana tomentosiformis chromosome 2, ASM39032v3, whole genome shotgun sequence genomic region:
- the LOC104092593 gene encoding uncharacterized protein At4g02000-like, with protein MAAKEVIEPNEGQVNNRGSQMGKPLTYVPLSMRDDKLVVNIVVEDIKSQEELWNTALIGYVLGDTPYARSMDNYVTTVWIFVTKPKILHHDEGHYIFKFYMIEDRDLVLRAGPYTYHNKPFILKNWEIDLYFDLECLSTIPLWMKFPGLPVGYWSPKALSKLASGVGKPLYTDKFTTELEKISYARVLIEADVSQPLLECIQIDTPFLVFQQHVTYDWRPKFFVECIKLFHDSNNCRRINVETKEEPYQEVSKRKMRRNRKKGPTCQAKEPGKEQEKQQGGSDSGTT; from the coding sequence ATGGCGGCGAAGGAGGTAATTGAACCAAATGAGGGTCAGGTCAATAACCGTGGATCGCAAATGGGGAAACCTCTTACCTATGTTCCTCTATCGATGAGGGATGATAAGCTGGTGGTTAATATTGTAGTAGAAGATATCAAATCTCAAGAGGAACTTTGGAATACGGCCCTGATAGGATATGTACTTGGTGACACACCATATGCTCGATCAATGGATAACTATGTAACAACGGTATGGATTTTTGTCACAAAGCCTAAGATACTGCATCATGATGAAGGACACTatattttcaaattctatatgaTAGAGGATAGAGATTTGGTTTTGCGTGCTGGCCCATACACATATCACAACAAACCTTTCATATTGAAGAACTGGGAAATTGATTTGTACTTTGATCTAGAGTGCCTTAGCACCATTCCACTGTGGATGAAGTTCCCAGGTCTACCAGTGGGATATTGGTCCCCTAAAGCCTTAAGCAAACTGGCTAGTGGAGTTGGTAAACCACTGTATACAGACAAATTTACTACAGAACTGGAGAAGATCTCATATGCTAGAGTATTGATTGAAGCAGATGTTTCTCAGCCTCTACTAGAGTGTATTCAGATTGATACACCATTTCTGGTATTTCAACAACACGTGACATATGATTGGAGGCCAAAGTTTTTTGTAGAATGCATAAAATTATTCCATGATTCAAACAATTGCAGAAGGATTAATGTTGAGACTAAGGAAGAACCTTACCAGGAAGTGTCTAAGAGGAAAATGAGAAGAAATAGGAAGAAGGGACCAACCTGTCAAGCAAAGGAGCCAGGCAAAGAGCAGGAAAAGCAACAAGGAGGATCTGATTCTGGAACTACGTAG